One genomic region from Thermoplasmata archaeon encodes:
- a CDS encoding cysteine synthase family protein has translation MVPDPREPKASNVCDLIGNTPLLRLDRIWHDVIPGVELFAKAEWDNPGGSVKDRAVLYMLRDAEKRGLTRKWTLLDATSGNTGIALAMLGAAEGYRATLCVPKNISAERRRILRAFGADLVFTPAMEGTDGAQHVARSMADAAPDRYWYFDQYNNEANWRAHFETTGPEIYDQTRGRITHFVACLGTTGTFVGAGRFLKGTNPSIQLVAVQPDSPFHGIEGVKHLETAKVPGIWDPSLPDQTMTVATEDAQAAALRIAREEGYLVGTSSGAALDAALRLAERIREGVVVVVFPDAGDKYLGDRYWEEAI, from the coding sequence ATGGTCCCGGATCCCCGCGAGCCGAAGGCGTCGAACGTCTGCGACCTGATCGGCAACACGCCCTTGCTGCGTCTCGACCGGATCTGGCATGACGTGATTCCCGGCGTCGAGCTGTTCGCGAAGGCGGAATGGGACAACCCGGGCGGGAGCGTAAAGGACCGCGCGGTGCTGTATATGCTCCGCGACGCGGAAAAGCGCGGGCTGACGCGGAAGTGGACACTCCTGGACGCGACGTCGGGCAACACGGGAATCGCCCTCGCGATGCTCGGCGCGGCGGAGGGCTACCGGGCCACCTTGTGCGTCCCGAAGAACATTAGCGCCGAGCGGCGGCGGATCCTCCGGGCGTTCGGGGCCGACCTCGTGTTCACGCCCGCCATGGAAGGCACGGACGGCGCGCAGCACGTCGCGCGCTCCATGGCCGACGCCGCTCCGGATCGGTACTGGTATTTCGACCAGTACAACAACGAGGCGAACTGGCGCGCTCACTTCGAGACCACGGGTCCTGAGATTTACGATCAGACGCGCGGTCGGATCACGCACTTCGTCGCTTGCCTCGGGACCACGGGAACGTTCGTCGGCGCCGGGCGCTTCCTGAAGGGCACAAACCCGTCGATCCAGCTCGTTGCGGTGCAGCCGGACAGCCCGTTCCACGGCATCGAGGGCGTGAAGCACCTGGAGACCGCGAAGGTGCCGGGCATCTGGGACCCGTCCCTCCCGGACCAGACGATGACCGTGGCCACGGAGGATGCGCAGGCCGCCGCTCTGCGGATCGCGCGGGAGGAGGGGTACCTGGTCGGCACGTCGAGTGGTGCAGCGTTGGACGCGGCCCTGCGGCTCGCGGAGCGCATCCGGGAGGGCGTGGTCGTGGTCGTCTTCCCCGATGCGGGCGACAAGTACCTCGGCGACCGATACTGGGAGGAGGCGATCTGA
- a CDS encoding DUF998 domain-containing protein, with translation MRYGDRTLTGLLFLLGSVQFLLAMVIGEGSLPTYSVSKNAISDLGVGPTAALFNTSVLLLGLLTLGAAYFYHRTHGKLWITIPFLLAGVGPIGVGLFPETTGAIHGIFALIAFLFGGLLAILISTRVTVPFRYVSILLGVVGLVALGLFVAQQYAGIGFGGMERMIAYPVLLWGVAFGGYLLSTTEQSAPAGPTGDAGT, from the coding sequence ATGCGGTACGGCGACCGAACGCTCACGGGCCTCCTGTTCCTGCTTGGTTCCGTCCAGTTCCTCCTGGCGATGGTCATCGGTGAGGGGAGCCTGCCCACCTACAGCGTGTCCAAGAACGCGATCAGCGACCTCGGCGTCGGGCCGACGGCAGCCCTGTTCAACACCTCCGTGCTCCTCTTGGGCCTCCTGACGCTGGGTGCGGCCTACTTCTACCACCGGACCCACGGGAAACTCTGGATCACGATCCCGTTCCTCCTCGCGGGAGTCGGCCCCATCGGGGTTGGGCTCTTCCCGGAGACGACGGGGGCCATCCACGGAATCTTCGCCCTCATCGCGTTCTTGTTCGGAGGGCTCCTCGCGATCCTGATCTCCACCCGGGTGACGGTACCATTCCGGTACGTTTCCATCCTGCTGGGGGTCGTGGGCCTGGTGGCCCTCGGCCTCTTCGTGGCGCAGCAGTACGCGGGCATCGGCTTCGGTGGGATGGAGCGGATGATCGCCTATCCCGTCCTCCTCTGGGGAGTCGCCTTCGGCGGCTACTTGCTGTCGACCACCGAACAGTCCGCCCCGGCAGGCCCTACGGGCGACGCGGGCACATGA
- a CDS encoding DUF1684 domain-containing protein → MPHDPAAAEYARDIELQRKEKDYYFRTDPDSPIPEAIRPNLRGLEYFPPDLKYRLHVRLVTLPNPEPVTLATSKGIPRPMLRYGYFEFDVNGVKQRLYAYKAAPQPGHHHEDASLFVPFRDATSGKESYGAARYLDLEENPSEEYILDFNLAYNPYCAYSDDYVCPFPPKENWLRAPIRAGEKTFPLH, encoded by the coding sequence ATGCCGCACGACCCCGCTGCCGCGGAATACGCCCGGGATATCGAGCTTCAGCGCAAGGAGAAGGACTACTACTTTCGGACGGACCCGGACTCGCCGATCCCCGAGGCGATTCGCCCCAACCTCCGCGGCCTGGAGTACTTCCCTCCGGACCTGAAGTACCGCCTGCACGTGCGACTCGTCACGCTGCCGAACCCCGAGCCCGTGACGCTCGCGACGTCCAAGGGCATCCCGCGCCCCATGCTGCGGTACGGCTACTTCGAATTCGACGTCAACGGGGTCAAGCAGCGTCTGTACGCATACAAAGCCGCACCCCAGCCCGGCCACCACCACGAGGACGCTTCCCTGTTCGTCCCCTTCCGGGACGCCACCTCGGGGAAGGAATCCTACGGAGCCGCGCGCTACCTCGACCTCGAGGAGAACCCCTCGGAGGAGTACATCCTCGACTTCAACCTGGCCTACAACCCGTACTGCGCCTACAGCGACGATTACGTCTGTCCGTTCCCGCCCAAGGAGAACTGGCTCCGTGCCCCCATCCGCGCGGGGGAGAAGACCTTCCCGCTCCACTGA
- a CDS encoding aldo/keto reductase yields the protein MGSPMKYTPLGSTGVHVSLLALGSMTFGSRNAWKIGGLSQETEDAMIKRSLDAGVNFFDTADVYDEGESEKALGRALKPYREQAILATKVRAKTGSGINEQGLSRHHIRISVRKSLERLGTSWIDVYQFHGWDPYVPMDEFLETMQDLVEQGLVNYPGISNFSAWQMATLQARAEERGYSRYETAQMNYSLLNRDIEHEILPFLRFAKMSLLVWSPLHGGVLSGKYSKETKPGAGTRMGDRGVFFPFFDETTGWSVVETVKAIAKEQGCTPSQVALAWLLEKKHVVLLGAKTMAQLDEDLGSLDIVLTARHNEELDVLTKPRRAYPGWMIERQGGGRAFPLVEPD from the coding sequence ATGGGGAGCCCGATGAAGTACACGCCCCTGGGAAGCACGGGGGTGCACGTCTCCCTCCTGGCCCTCGGCTCCATGACCTTCGGCTCCAGGAACGCCTGGAAGATCGGCGGCCTTTCCCAGGAGACCGAGGACGCTATGATCAAGCGCTCGCTCGACGCAGGCGTGAACTTCTTCGACACCGCGGACGTGTACGACGAGGGCGAGTCGGAGAAGGCCCTAGGCCGCGCGCTGAAGCCGTACCGGGAGCAAGCCATCCTGGCCACGAAGGTCCGCGCCAAGACGGGGAGCGGGATCAACGAGCAGGGCCTCTCGCGGCACCATATCCGCATCTCCGTCCGGAAGAGCCTTGAGCGGCTCGGCACGTCGTGGATCGACGTATACCAGTTCCACGGCTGGGACCCGTACGTCCCCATGGACGAGTTCCTCGAGACCATGCAGGATCTCGTCGAGCAAGGTCTCGTGAACTATCCCGGCATCTCGAACTTCAGCGCGTGGCAGATGGCCACCCTGCAGGCCCGCGCGGAGGAGCGCGGCTACTCGCGGTACGAGACCGCCCAGATGAACTACAGCCTCCTGAACCGGGACATCGAGCACGAGATCCTTCCGTTCCTGCGGTTCGCCAAGATGAGCTTGCTCGTCTGGAGCCCGCTCCACGGGGGCGTCCTGTCCGGGAAGTACTCGAAAGAGACGAAGCCGGGTGCGGGGACCCGCATGGGCGATCGAGGCGTCTTCTTCCCGTTCTTCGACGAGACGACGGGCTGGAGCGTCGTGGAGACGGTGAAAGCAATCGCGAAGGAGCAGGGCTGCACGCCGTCCCAGGTCGCCCTGGCCTGGCTCCTCGAGAAGAAGCACGTCGTCCTGCTCGGAGCGAAGACGATGGCCCAGCTCGACGAGGACTTGGGCAGCCTCGACATCGTTCTGACCGCCAGACATAACGAGGAGCTCGACGTCCTCACGAAGCCGCGTCGGGCGTATCCGGGCTGGATGATCGAGCGCCAAGGCGGGGGCCGCGCGTTCCCGCTCGTCGAGCCGGACTGA
- a CDS encoding SUF system NifU family Fe-S cluster assembly protein produces the protein MASGPGPYQAQILDHYKHPHNRGVLNAATHQARESNPLCGDEILMTLRVDESDQIAEVRFDGEGCAISMASASLLTDEIKGKTLGGALAIGRDAALKALGVPLSSVREQCALLPLRALQAALAPRVPAQGH, from the coding sequence ATGGCCTCCGGCCCGGGGCCCTACCAGGCCCAAATCCTCGACCACTACAAGCACCCGCACAACCGGGGCGTCCTGAATGCTGCGACCCACCAAGCGCGCGAGTCGAACCCCCTTTGCGGGGACGAAATCCTCATGACGCTCCGCGTGGACGAGTCCGACCAGATCGCGGAGGTGCGATTCGACGGAGAAGGATGCGCGATCAGCATGGCGAGCGCCTCGCTCCTAACCGACGAGATCAAGGGGAAGACCCTCGGAGGCGCCCTGGCCATCGGTCGCGATGCCGCCCTGAAGGCTCTCGGCGTGCCCCTGAGCTCCGTGCGGGAGCAGTGCGCCCTCCTTCCCCTGCGCGCGCTCCAAGCCGCGCTGGCCCCGCGCGTGCCGGCGCAAGGGCATTAA
- a CDS encoding M67 family metallopeptidase: MQAHAKETFPEECCGFLLGPPKEPRTIASVRRAKNVVETNRERRYVIDPLEILRVEKDLSGTGRDVLGYYHSHPNHPAEPSEFDRGHAWPWYTYVILSIVDRRPADLRAWVLDDDSSTFRPEPLTIE, encoded by the coding sequence ATTCAGGCTCACGCGAAGGAGACCTTTCCCGAAGAGTGCTGCGGCTTCCTGCTGGGGCCGCCGAAGGAACCTCGAACGATTGCCTCTGTGCGACGGGCCAAGAACGTGGTCGAGACGAATCGGGAACGCCGCTACGTTATCGATCCCCTCGAAATCCTCCGCGTGGAGAAGGACCTCTCGGGTACGGGCCGGGACGTCCTTGGGTACTACCACAGCCACCCGAACCATCCCGCGGAGCCGTCCGAGTTCGACCGCGGGCACGCATGGCCCTGGTACACCTACGTGATCCTGAGCATCGTGGACCGGCGGCCGGCTGATCTCCGCGCTTGGGTGCTCGACGACGATTCGTCGACATTCCGGCCCGAACCGCTGACGATCGAGTAA
- a CDS encoding Rab family GTPase: MVKEPVKAKVLLLGDGAVGKTTLIRRFVVDRYSDEYITTVGTKVTRKDVTVGREPEQFDVVMQIWDVLGQRGYGGIQEAAVKGAQGVLFVYDLTREDTRRSVEEYWMPMVWRLAGRIPMVLVGNKVDLIEDRIRPEEYAYYLSQKYEAPALITSAKTGEHVEAAFHTLAERAVEASRRPSARLALVTPPQEPVDRLIRVADKIMTDSCFMLGGVEVGMPLVKHQFERAKVEMRRPSREALARAIDGLATVERDFLGAQQVEANRERRLGWLAGKDWE; this comes from the coding sequence ATGGTCAAAGAGCCCGTCAAGGCCAAGGTCCTGCTGCTGGGCGACGGGGCCGTCGGAAAGACCACCCTGATCCGCCGGTTCGTCGTCGACCGGTACTCGGACGAGTACATCACCACGGTCGGCACCAAGGTCACGCGGAAGGATGTGACCGTGGGCCGCGAGCCCGAGCAGTTCGACGTGGTCATGCAGATCTGGGACGTCCTCGGCCAACGCGGGTACGGCGGCATCCAGGAAGCCGCGGTCAAGGGAGCCCAAGGCGTCCTGTTCGTGTACGACCTGACCCGCGAGGACACCCGGCGGTCCGTCGAGGAGTACTGGATGCCCATGGTGTGGCGGCTCGCCGGTCGGATCCCGATGGTCCTCGTGGGCAACAAGGTGGACCTCATCGAGGACCGCATCCGGCCCGAGGAGTACGCGTACTACCTGTCCCAGAAGTACGAGGCACCCGCCCTGATCACCAGCGCGAAGACGGGAGAGCACGTGGAGGCCGCGTTCCACACCTTGGCGGAGAGGGCCGTCGAGGCGAGTCGGCGCCCCTCGGCCCGGCTCGCGCTCGTGACCCCGCCTCAGGAGCCCGTGGACCGTCTCATCCGGGTCGCGGACAAGATCATGACGGATTCCTGCTTCATGCTCGGAGGGGTCGAGGTCGGGATGCCCCTCGTCAAGCACCAGTTCGAGCGGGCCAAGGTGGAGATGCGGCGACCCTCTCGGGAGGCGCTGGCCCGAGCCATCGACGGGCTCGCGACCGTGGAGCGGGACTTCCTGGGCGCCCAGCAGGTCGAGGCGAACCGGGAACGCCGGCTGGGATGGCTCGCCGGCAAGGATTGGGAGTAG
- the moeB gene encoding molybdopterin-synthase adenylyltransferase MoeB, translating to MGASIKVLIPTPLRQYAANRDAIELKAKDVREALGALVTQYDGLRRHLYNDEGHLRNFVNVYLNEEDIRYLQKESTPLKDGDTISIVPSIAGGSSSVMESVGAHRKDVLTPAEIKRYSRHLILPDVGMAGQLKLKQSSALVVGAGGLGNPLLQYLGAAGVGRIGIVDFDTIDVTNLQRQVMYGTKDVGRKKLEVAKERVQAINPNVDVQTYEERLPSENALGIVKDYDVVIDGTDNFPTRYLVNDASVLLGKPNVYGSIFRFEGQASVFWASKGPCYRCLYAEPPPPGLVPSCAEGGVLGVLPGIVGSIQAIEAIKLLLGKGDTLVGRLLVFDALKMRFRELKLRKNPDCPICGVHPTIKELIDYEEFCGLNAPSERISEEFQISPEELKARLDDGGNVVLLDVREPLEYEINRLEGSILMPVGQVPGRVNELSTADEIVVYCKSGVRSARVTNFLRELGFRKVKNLAGGIDKWADRVDPDMPRY from the coding sequence ATGGGAGCGTCGATCAAAGTCCTTATCCCGACTCCCCTGCGCCAGTACGCCGCCAACCGCGATGCGATCGAGCTGAAGGCGAAGGACGTCCGCGAAGCCCTCGGCGCCCTGGTGACCCAGTACGACGGCCTGCGGCGTCACCTGTACAACGACGAGGGGCACCTGCGCAACTTCGTGAACGTCTATCTCAACGAGGAGGACATCCGCTACCTGCAGAAGGAGTCCACCCCGCTCAAGGACGGGGACACGATCTCCATCGTCCCGAGCATCGCGGGAGGCTCCTCGTCCGTCATGGAATCCGTCGGCGCGCACCGCAAGGACGTGCTGACGCCCGCGGAGATCAAACGCTACTCCCGCCACCTGATCCTGCCCGACGTCGGCATGGCGGGCCAGCTCAAGCTCAAGCAGTCCTCGGCCCTCGTCGTGGGCGCGGGCGGCCTCGGCAACCCCCTCCTCCAGTACCTGGGTGCTGCTGGGGTGGGCCGCATCGGGATCGTCGACTTCGACACGATCGACGTGACGAACCTCCAGCGGCAGGTCATGTACGGCACGAAGGACGTCGGGCGGAAGAAACTCGAGGTCGCCAAGGAGCGCGTCCAGGCGATTAACCCCAACGTGGACGTGCAGACGTACGAGGAACGCCTACCGTCCGAAAACGCGCTGGGCATCGTCAAGGACTACGACGTGGTCATCGACGGGACGGACAACTTCCCCACCCGGTACCTCGTGAACGATGCGTCCGTCCTCCTCGGCAAGCCCAACGTGTACGGCTCCATCTTCCGGTTCGAGGGTCAGGCCAGCGTCTTCTGGGCCTCGAAAGGTCCGTGCTACCGCTGCCTGTACGCGGAACCACCGCCGCCCGGGCTCGTGCCCTCTTGTGCGGAAGGGGGCGTGCTCGGCGTGCTCCCGGGCATCGTCGGTTCGATCCAGGCCATCGAGGCGATCAAGCTCCTCCTGGGCAAGGGCGACACCCTGGTCGGCCGCCTCCTGGTCTTCGACGCCCTGAAGATGCGGTTCCGCGAGCTGAAGCTGCGGAAGAACCCCGACTGCCCGATCTGCGGGGTCCACCCCACGATCAAGGAGCTCATCGACTACGAGGAGTTCTGCGGCCTGAACGCCCCGAGCGAACGGATCAGCGAGGAGTTCCAGATTAGCCCCGAGGAGCTCAAGGCCAGGCTCGACGACGGGGGCAACGTCGTGCTCCTCGACGTCCGCGAGCCGCTCGAGTATGAGATCAACCGCCTCGAGGGGTCGATCCTCATGCCCGTGGGCCAGGTGCCCGGCCGCGTGAACGAGCTGAGCACCGCGGACGAGATCGTCGTGTACTGCAAGAGCGGCGTGCGATCCGCGCGGGTAACGAACTTCCTCCGGGAGCTCGGCTTCCGCAAGGTGAAGAACCTGGCCGGCGGCATCGACAAGTGGGCCGATCGCGTCGATCCCGACATGCCGCGGTACTGA